The nucleotide sequence GTCCTGGAGTCCTCATGATCGTAACCTGTTCCAACTTTTCAATTCACGCATTTTTAAAAGAAAATTAGATAAATGTACAGCCAAGCTCTGGCTGTTGATGGTCTAGGTTAACAGTTTGGATCTGCTGGAGAAAGATTGGGCCATCCCCATGCCCAGAATAGGACAGACGGCCAGAGAAAACCCTGGAATTTGCAGGGGAAAATCCACCTGCGAGTGAACGATCGCCAACAGGCCGATCCAGAAGGCCGCGGTCGGCAACGCTGCATCGCGGTCGCGACGGAGCATGCCCAACCCCAGCACTAGGAGAACCGAAGCCCAACCGATCGCCACCACAACCGCGAAGGGGATGCCCATTTCGGCGGCAATTTCCAGGGTCGTGTTGTGAGCCTGCTCCCAAATTCCGTACGATGGAATGTTGCCGCTTCTGTAGGCCGGGAAGATCCATTTGAAAGTTCCAAGACCGGAACCAAGCCATGGAAAATCTTTGATTATCCCGATCGTCGAATCGTAAGCGTACCATCGTCCCAAGTCGAAGAAGCCCTGCACGCCGAACCGCTGGCTGGCGCGTGGTGCAAGCAGTGAGACGGTCGCTACGACCAGCAGCGCGATCGCGGTGGGAAGGGCCCAGAGCAACCGAAGCCTGCGTAATTCCCGACGGAAGCTGATTGTGAGAGCGCCGGCGAGAGCGAGCAACGATAGCACGGATCCCGCGCGCGATCCGGTCAGCATGGTAGCGGTGAGCATCACAAAGCACGCCAAGAGATAGAATATTTTTCGTGGAGAGGTGGCGTGCAAGTGAGACCTGATCAGTTCGCGCCATGGTAGGGGCGGCTCCCCAGCGCGCTCCTGCCTGAGGCTTGCGGCGACGAGAATCCATCCGACCGTTGCGGCTCCAAAATAAGTCGCGGCCACGTTCGGGTTGATGAAGGTTGCCGTGACCGAATTCAGATAATTGTACTTCTGCTGCCAGAGCAGAAAGTTTGGCCAGAAGGCAAACGCGATAATGCCCTCGATTGCGTAGATCAGCGCAGAGCCTAGAAAGAAGTTCAACAGAAGATAGGCGTCGCGGCGGTTTCGGCCAATGAGATAACCACACAGCATCGACAGCAAGCACGCGATCTGCGATCCAGCCGAGAAGAAGGGCTGATTTCGAGCCGTTGAGACCGAGCCGTTTATTCGGTCTCCGAGTAGCGCGGAAGCCTGATCCCAGATCGGAGCCGTCAACTGGCTGGACAGGAGTAATGTTTGGCTCAATTGTTCGCTGACAACAAACGCCCAGGTCAGGGAAACCGCTGCAAACCCGGACAAGAAAGCTAAGTCTCGCGAGTTTATCCCCGGCAAGCTCGCCAGCAAGAGCACCGCAGAAAGCAATACCACCCACAGTCCGACGACGCGCGCATCCGTGGAGCCGAACGGAAGTGGCGCCAGCGCGATCACCGCACATAGGCCGAACGTCGCGACAAAGTCGGTATAACGGGCTGCCGCTCCTCCCACGCAATTGCTGCTATCACTGTAGGATGGATCGGTGTTGCCATTGATCGAACGAGAGTGTGCCCGATCCGGGAGAGACATCAATCGAAGTCCTTCAGACACGATTCTCGCTTCCATTCCGCGAGTGAGCTCTCTAGA is from Bradyrhizobium xenonodulans and encodes:
- a CDS encoding O-antigen ligase family protein, with the protein product MSEGLRLMSLPDRAHSRSINGNTDPSYSDSSNCVGGAAARYTDFVATFGLCAVIALAPLPFGSTDARVVGLWVVLLSAVLLLASLPGINSRDLAFLSGFAAVSLTWAFVVSEQLSQTLLLSSQLTAPIWDQASALLGDRINGSVSTARNQPFFSAGSQIACLLSMLCGYLIGRNRRDAYLLLNFFLGSALIYAIEGIIAFAFWPNFLLWQQKYNYLNSVTATFINPNVAATYFGAATVGWILVAASLRQERAGEPPLPWRELIRSHLHATSPRKIFYLLACFVMLTATMLTGSRAGSVLSLLALAGALTISFRRELRRLRLLWALPTAIALLVVATVSLLAPRASQRFGVQGFFDLGRWYAYDSTIGIIKDFPWLGSGLGTFKWIFPAYRSGNIPSYGIWEQAHNTTLEIAAEMGIPFAVVVAIGWASVLLVLGLGMLRRDRDAALPTAAFWIGLLAIVHSQVDFPLQIPGFSLAVCPILGMGMAQSFSSRSKLLT